CGTGCTCCGGGGCGGTGCATGGAACGGCGAGGAGAGCCAGTGCCGGCCAAGCTGCCGCGGCCGGATGAACCCCTCCTGCACGGCCAGCTTCCTCGGTTTCCGCGTGGCCCTGGCACCTGCCGACCGCGTGACCCGCTGACGCCGGGATGACGCTGGCCCTTTTTCTTTCGGCACGGCGGGACGCCGCTGCCCTACCCGATTGCTTCGCGCATAATCGTAGCCCGTACTCGTCGTCCGTACTCGTAGACCGAAAGCGCAAGCCCGGCCAACGGGTACGGGCGACGATTACGCTTGACGAGGAGAGAACGGTCAAACGGGCTGGCAAAGCAAGTTTCAGAAGCAGTTGATGGTCAGGCGTCAGGGGCCAAGGACGATCAACCCGTGAATATGTCTAAAATGGGAGTCGTAGGTCACGAGACGGGATCCCGTTTCCAATGCGGCCGCAGCGATCCAGATGTCGTTGGTGGGAATCGGCGTGCCCTGGCCTGTCAGTTGACCGATGAGGATGCCGTATCGTTCGGCGATGTCGGTTGTCACCGGAATCGTCTCAACTCCGGGGAGGGCGAGGAATTCGCCGAGTTGCCTCCGGTTCGTCTCCCGACGCGACCCGAGTTCGAAGCCCGCGTGCAACTCACCGAGAACAGTGGCGGGAAAGAGCACTTCCTCGCAGGACTCCAGCAGTTGAGTCAGCGGCGCATGCCCGCCCATCAGCCGGCTGTAGGCGTTGGTATCCAGGCACACCCTCATTTCGGCCACACTTCCGGGTCGATCTGTTCGAATACTCGTGTGTTCCGCTCGAATGTCCGGCACTCCTCAGGGTTCCATTGGCCGGCAAAACGGGACAAATCGCGCCTCTTGGAGTCTCTGGCCCGGATTTCCAGCGCCACTTCGAGCAACTCGATGGCGGCTCGGTTCATACTGCGACCGGACTTCTTCGCCTTCATCCTAAGGCTTTTCCCCACCTCGTCCGGAATGTGCCGCAACGTCATTTGCGCGATCATAACCCATCCTCTTTCTTTTGCCTCTACGAATGACATCAGAACGATAGCTGATATGCAGGCAGAAAGTCAACGTCGAAATAAAAACCTGTCGTAATCGGTTGGCGACAGGTGTGTGTGTGTGTGTGTGGGCGCGACAGCGGGTAGGGCAGCGGC
This sequence is a window from Lentisphaerota bacterium. Protein-coding genes within it:
- a CDS encoding type II toxin-antitoxin system VapC family toxin is translated as MRVCLDTNAYSRLMGGHAPLTQLLESCEEVLFPATVLGELHAGFELGSRRETNRRQLGEFLALPGVETIPVTTDIAERYGILIGQLTGQGTPIPTNDIWIAAAALETGSRLVTYDSHFRHIHGLIVLGP